Genomic window (Desulforapulum autotrophicum HRM2):
AAGACAGGTTTCCGGCTTGTTCATCGAAATAGAGAGGATTCACCGTTTTTCTGACGATCTCTATGAAGTGGTGGATGATCTTTGCCGTCACCCCCCATATAACAACATCTTCAAACGGATAGGTCAGCTCTTCTATGCCGGGCAATCTTTTGCAGAACCCCTTTTCCATGTGCACGGAAAAAAGGTGGGCAAGGGGAATGTGAAACACCCGCTGGATCTCGGCACGATCAAACGAGATCTCCTGCTCCTGGTCCCATAGTCCCACAAACGCCTCAATGTCCCTGTTGTTGATGGTTTGGAAATGTCCCAGGGAGCCAATGGTTGACACATGGCCCCTTGAGATTCCCATCTCTTCTTTGAGTTCCCTGAGGGCCGTCTCTTTTCTGCTTGTATCTCCGGGGTCCCAGTGACCGCCTGGAAGGGCCATTTGATTGCGCCAGGGATACCCCTTGTTGTCGGCCTTCTGGATGAAAATAAGATTAGGGGCCGCTTCAAACGCCATCAGGGCCATGACGCTGGCGGGTTTGAAGCCCTCGTTCCTGGGACATGGGGGATGTTCAGATTCCATGACTGCCCTTGAAAGGGCTTCAATGCAGAGAGTCTGGTCAGAATATGTCAACATGTTTCCGCCTGTGTGCAATCCAGGATTGTTAAAAGAAGAACCTCTCTTTAATAACACATTTTTATCCAAGGGGTAAACTTGATTTGTATTTATCTCCTCCGTTCTAATCGTGGCTGCATCTCTAAGTGGCAGCCGGAAACGGGTGTTACCCTTCTCTCATTCTCGCAGCCCGTCCGTGGGCTGCTCCGAGGAAAATGGCAACTCCTTGGGCGTCCATGCCCACCGTTGCCATTTAACCCGTTCAGGGCAACACCCGTTCTCGCCTACCTACTGTTTTCGAGTTTCATGCTTCGTTGTGTCCGAGAGCCCATACCCCGCTCCGGCCATGCCGGTTATAAGAAACTCCTGTCGAAACATCATTGTGAAAATTTCGATTTTCGAGCCCCCTTTGGTTTCCCTGACCGGAACATTGTAAACCAAAGGGGGTAGGATTTTTGCCCTTCCAGGCGTTAAGAAGCGCAGGCTGTTTGAGGACTTTAGCCCGCAGTTCCTGCGCTTTAGTCTGGAAGGGCAAAAATCCCCCCGACGTTTACCGTTCCGGTCAGGGTAACCCGAGGGGGCGGCATGGTACTATTTTTGTTGTTCGTTGGCCGTTATGAAATAAGTGGTTGCTGCCTGGGATGTGGCCATAATTATTGGCTGACCGAAAAACCGTGTCTGGGTGAAAGGTTGTTCATGTGCAAGGGGCAAAAGCCGATTCAGCCGCCGGCAATCAGCGGCAGCGTCTGGATGATCGAGTGGTCCGGTATCCGGGTGGCTGAAAAGTTGGGGCTTGAAACAATGCGGCTGTTGAGTCTGACCGCTGCACAAAATTCGGTGTGTTCCATGTCCTCAAGCATATCGGCAACGCTCATCCCGTCGAACCACTCGATCTTTTTGTCATCCACTGTGATCAACTGTTGATTCCGTTGGTGGCAAGCAGGGCAACCACTTCAGGGAAGTCGATTCCCAGCCGCTTCACCGTGGCAAGGGTCGGAATGCCATTTTGGGTCCAGCCCCGGCGCTCATACACGGCGTCGATGAGTTTTTCGTAGTTCGCCTCCCGTTTCTGCCTCAGGACGGCCATCTTTTCTTCCACGGTCATGGCAGATATGTCAATGTTGTGGTTTTCCACAAGATCCTTATCATACCGTTCGCTCCTGGATTCATACTCGTCCCGGGTGACCGGTCCCATGGATCGGTAGGGCAGGCTGTCGTGTTCCCTGGTGCCGTAACCCATCTTAAGGTTGAAAATTCGCTGGAAGTTGTATACGCCTTCACTCATGGAAATGAGGTCCTCGGGGGTTGAGTGTCTGCCCGTGACGGCCGTGAAGAAATCGGCGTACCACCCCACATGCTTGACTACTTTGGCCGGTTCCTTTGTGCTCTTGTTGTCCTCTGGTACAATGTCGTTCCAGGGCAGTTTGCACAGTCCGCAAAGACCAAACCAGGTGCGGAACATGGGAAACCAGTGCAGGGCCTCGGCCTTGTTCTCAAAGGTGGGCATGAAGTTGTGCACCATGTCAAGGAAGATGAGCCAGGCCTCGTCGTGCTGGGGGCCCTTTAAGGCAAGGCCGTACCCGCCCTGCTGGGCCAGGGATTCTTTGGTCATGTATTCGGAAAACTCGAGTCCCTTGGATTCCATGCCGATGTCCTGCATGATGGCCATGTCAGCGCCAAAGTCCCGTGCAAAGATCGTCTTCATCCGGCGGATGCCCTGGCCCAGAATCATGCCGAACCCTTCTCCCCTGGCCATCTGGTGGATCAGTTCAAGGGCATTGACCCGGTTGCCAAAACTTAAATCCATGCCCCCGGTGTGGGTTTCATTGATCAGCCCCATTTCAAAGCACTCCATGACAAAGGCAATGCCTGTTCCGATGGAGATGGTGTCAAGGCCGTAGGTGTCACAGTAAAAGTTCACCTCCAGGATGAAAAAAGGATCAAAAATACCAAGGTTTGATCCACACCCTGCAATGGTTTCATACTCAGGGCCGTCCACAAAGACCTTTTTCCCTCTGTAGGGTCCGGTAAAGGGGGTGAAATCCTTGACCCCGTGGGCACAAGCCACGGTACAGCCCCGCCAGCAGCCGTCAAACCCCTTGTCAAAGATGTGTTCGTACACCTCTTCACCTATGTTTTTTCCCTCTGGATGGAATCCGTACCTGAAGTTTCTTACGGGCAGGCAATCGTGGTCGTTCATGATGGGTACAAGGTGGGTGGTACCCACCAGGGCCATGCGGTTTTGCTTGGGATCAAGGGTGGCAATCTCCCGGGCGTGGAGTTTGGTCACCTTTTTCAAGGCCTCCTTGTCTGCGGGGCGGTTGCTGGACAGCGAAATGGTGCCCCACCGGGCCACCACGGCCTTGACTTTTTTGTCGGCAAGTACCGTTCCAATGCCACCCCTGCCGGCCTGTTTGTATCTCACCCGTTTCCGTTTGGCGTCAAACCAGGTGAAGTTAAGGCAGCCCAGCAGGCTGTGCTTTGCCGCCGTTCCAGTGGATACGACGGAGATGTTAACCGGTTTATCCGGATCAAAGTAGTTGGTCAGGGCCTCGGACAGTGCATAGGAGTCGTCGGTGAGTCCCTGGACTTCAAAGATCTTAATTTTTTCTTCAATGCCGTCAATCAGGATAATGGTTTCACAATCGGCCTTGCCCGTGATTTCAATGACATCAAAGCCTGAAAACTTCTTGTAGGGTCCAAAGTAGCCGCCCACGTTGGAATCCATGGGGGCACCGGTCGTCGGTGAGATGGTGGTGACAATACTTTTTCCCCCGCCCGGGTATCCGGGGGTGCCTCCAAGGGGGCCTGAGGCGATGCAGATGGCATTTTCCGGGTCGTTCCATTTGGTAGTGCCTGTTACGGCATTCCACATGAGCCACAGGTCGTAGCCCTTGCCGCCGATGAAGGTCTGTTTTGTCTTTGCGTCAATGTCGTTGATGGCAATGGTGCTGTCCGACATATTGATATGAAGGGATTTGTCCGTATAGCCACAGACAACGTCGGCTCTTTTATAGGAAATCGCTGCGATCTCTTTCAGGGTAAAGGGGTTCATATTTTCTCCTTAAATGTCATTGCAGTCCTTCTGTACCGCCAAATTCACGATACAGGGAAAATTCATCCAGTACAAGGGCGTCATTGTCCGTTAATTCGTCCGTGATAAGCCTTGCCATGATTTCACCCATGCCCGGACCGAGCATGAATCCCTGTCCGCACATGCCTGTGACATGGGCAAGGCCTTCGATTTCCTGGTTCCACCCGGCAAGGGGGGATCCGTCCGGGGTCATGGGATACAGCCCCCGCCAAACCCGTCGCACCCGGATGTTTTTGAGCCTTGGCATGAGTTCCACCATTCGCTTTGCCACCTGGGGAAGGAACACGGATGTCTCCCTTGTGTCCGTGCCCAGGATGGACGGGTCCGGGGTGATGCAGAAAACGATCTGGCCGTGACGGCTCTGGTAAAAATAGTAGTTTTTAGAGCCGGGTGCGGGTCGCAAATCTACAACCATGGCCTCGAAAAATGAAGCCACAGGTTCGGTGATGGCCCCTTCGTGGCAGTCGGGGAATACGGGGATGTCAACCCCGGCAAATTTGCCAAGATCCCTTGAAAAAGGGCCTGCTGCATCGATCACCACCGGAGCCGAATAGGTTGCACTGTCCGTTGTGACACCTGTGACCTTTGCGTTGTCCGTTGTAATGCCGGTTACCTGTTCCTTGAAGTGAAAATCCACCTTCTTTGTTCCAAGGGCATGGCGGTAAAAGGCGTTGTTGGCAAGCAGGGGTGAGGCAGAACCGTCGTCTGGGGAAAAGGTGCCACCCATGAGGCCCTGCCTTGTGATCCCTGGAACGATCTCCACGATTTTGTCAGCATCCACATAGTCAATTTTGAGGCCGTACTGCTTCTGGACGGGCAGAAATCCCTTGAGGATCGCCTCTTCTTTGTCTCTGTAGACCGGGAAAAGATAACCGCCCCGGAGCCATTCAATGTCATCTCCATGGGTTTCCTGCCAGGTGGAAAGAATTTTTAATGATCGCATACCGACGATGATTTTTCCCGGATCTGAGTGGGTTGCACGGATGCCGCCGATGGCGTGCTTGTTCTGTCCCTGACCTGGGGAAGGATGACTGTCGATCACAAGGGTTTTTACCCCTTTTTGCCCAAGGGCAAGGGCCGTGGGAACTCCTGCTGAGCCTGCACCCACCACAATTGCATCATAGGCCTTAGTCATCATTACCTCCTTTTACCCCGGCAAAGGTGCCCAGGGGAACCTCCACAAAAAGGGGCCGGTCAATTCTGTCCGTGGTCTGTTTGAGATCCACACCCTCGTCCCTGAAAATCCCCCACACCATGGGCCTGCAGGTTTTTGAACCGCAGGCCCCCATGCCGGTCCGGTTGATTGCCTTGAGTTCATTCATGTCCCTTACTCCGTTTCGGATGGCCGATCGGATCTCACCCGCCGTTACCCGCTCGCACCGGCATATGACGGCATCGTCCGGAATGCCGGTGGTATCCGGCACCTCTTCGGGCAGAATCACCTTTTCCTGAACAACAATTCCCACGGCTCGTTTGGCTGTTTCTTTGTCGAGTTTCACCTGGACCAGCAGGGTGCCGGGAAACTCTTTTTTGCTCAGCACCCGTTGCACATCCACCCGGGCCAGGGGGGCTCCATTAACATCTGTGACGGTGACGGTATTTCCCTTTTTGACAAGGTCCCTTGATATCTCATAGGGCAGGGTGACCAGGGGTTGTTCCGGGTCTTTTCGATAGTCCACCAGGGTTGCGGCAAGTCCAGGGCAGACGGCAACACAGTTCATGCACCCCTTGCAGAGGGAGGGGTCCGTAAGGGTTGGAAGGCCCGTGATGAGATTATTTTCCGTTTGAATGATGTTCTCGCTGCACACCGAGGTGCAGGGATTGCAGGGAATTTCCTGGGTGCAGTGAAAAATGGGCAGCACCCCAGTTTCAATGGTCGGAACAGGCCGTTCAATGGCTTTTCCAGGCCTTGATTTTAGAATCTGAGCCTTTTTGATCCACTCGTCTGGAATCTCCTGGTCAAATTTTCCAAGGGATTGTGCGATTTTTACCCCCTGGATTTTTCCGGTGAACATGGCAGCAGATGCCTCTGCAATCTCTTCAGCGTCTCCTGCGGCAAACACGTCCATGCCCCAGGCTTTGGCCTTTAAAAAGAACTCGTCGACCTTGGCAAGTCCTACGGCAACCAGCACCGTGTCAACCTTAAAGGTCTTTTCCGTTCCCGGAACCGGTTTCCATCGTTCGTCGCGTTCGGCAATGGTGACGGTTTCCACCCGGTCCCTTCCATTGGCTGATACCACCGTGTGGGTGGTGTAGATGGGAACCCCCAGGCGAATGAGCTTGTCTGCATGGACCTTGTATCCGCCCACCTGGTCAAGTCCTTCAATCACGGCAACCACCTCAATGCCTGCCTGGATGGCGTGGTAGCCTGCAATGATGCCCACATTGCCACCGCCGATGATGAGAACCCGGTCTGCTGCCTTGATAAGGTCCCGGTTTACAAGGGTCTGGAAAGCGCCTGCACCATAAACACCGGGCAGAGTGTTACCGGGAAACGCCAGCATTCTTTCCCTTGCGCCGGTGGCCACCAGCATTTTTTGGGGCTTGATTTTGATATAATGATTTTTCTGGACAGCCCCCACAATGCCGTCGGAAAAAACCCCCACCGCTGTCGTTTCAAGCCTCGTTTCAACCGTGGGGAACTCCTTGAGTTTTTGTTCAAGGATATGGCCGATTTCAAATCCCCGGGTGCCGGCCCACGAGTCTTCGACGGATCCAAAGAATTTGTGGGTCTGGAGAACCAGCTTTCCCCCAAGCCTATCCTTGTCGTCAATGATCAGGGTTTCGATCCCAAGTCGGCCAAGTTCGATGGCGGCAGAGAGCCCTGCAGGACCGCCGCCGATGATCAGCACCTCAACGGTCAGGTCCTCGATATCTTCAAAGTCCTGGGGGCTGTCATCCCCGGGAAGTTCGGGAAGCCCTTCCACGCTTTTGACGTCCATGCCCTGTTCAAGGGGGGTCATGCACGATTTTACCGGGAATCCGTCGACAATGACAAGGCACTGGGAGCACTGTCCGTTGGCGCAGTACATGCCCTGGGGGCTCTTGTCCTTGTGATGATGACCAAAAGTATTGATATCATTGGCAAACAGGGCTGACGAAATCATCTCTCCCTGTTTGCCTGTGAGTGGTCTGCCGTTCCACTGGAACGACACCTCCTGTGCCTGGGGAATATCCAGAACAGGATGGCTGGTGATTCTTCGTTGTGTCATTGTTCTACCTGCCGGTTGTTGTTAGATGAAAGTCAATGGTTCGACCTTTTATAAAATACGCCTTTATAAAGGGGAGTTGCCTCCCCGGTTGTTCGTCAATCATCTGTTATGACTTATCTTTTTTTGCCCAGGTAAGCTTCCTGGATCTTTTCAGAAGCCAGAAGTTCTTCGGATGTGCCGCTCAGAACCAGGTTGCCCACCTCAAGCACATAGGCCCGGTTGGCAAGTTTGAGGGCTGCCTTGGCGTTCTGTTCCACCAGGAGCACGGTCACACCGGTCTGGCTGATTTCCCTGATGGTTTTGAAAATTGCCTTGACCAGAATGGGTGCAAGTCCCAGGCTTGGTTCATCCAGGAGCAGCATTTCAGGTTTTGACATCAAGGCCCTGGCAATGGCCAGCATCTGCTGCTCTCCCCCGGACAGCGTGCCGGCAAGCTGCCGTTTTCTTTCGGCAAGTCTGGGAAAAAGGTCATAGACCCAGGCAAGGATCTTTTTATCTGTTTTTTTCTGGGTGTAACTGCCCAGGATGAGGTTCTCTTCCACGGTGAGGATACCGAATATCCTCCGGCCTTCGGGGGAATGGCTGATGCCCATGGAGACAATGTCATGGGCCGGGGTTCGGGTGATGTCACCCCCCTTAAACAGGATTGATCCGGATGTGGGGTCATGGAGGCGGCTGATGGTTCTGAGGGTGGTGGTTTTTCCCGCACCATTGGCACCCAGGATGGTTACGATTTCCCCTTTTCTAACCTTCAGGGAGATTCCTTTGATGGCGGCAATGCTGCCGTAGGAGACCCTGAGGTCTTTTACTTCAAACATGATATCATTCATCGTCGTCATCCTCGCTGCCAAGGTAGGCTTCAATTACCAGGGGATTGGACTGTATCTCATCGGGAATGCCTTCGGCAATGGGGCTACCAAAGTTTATTACGGTAATATAGTCGGTCAGTGTCATGACAAGGTCCATGTTGTGCTCGATCAAAAGGATGGTGACTCCCTGGTCTCTGATTGTATAAATGGTGTCCACAAGTTCCATGGTTTCGCTGTCGTTGAGCCCGGCTGCGGGTTCGTCAAGGATGAGAAGTTCGGGTTCGCTTGCAAGGGCCCTTGCCATCTCAACCTTTCTCTGGATGCCGTAGGCAAGGTTTCCCACGGATTCTGCGGCAAGGTTGTCGATTTTGAAAAATTCGAGAACCTCTTTGACCTTGAGCCAGTTGGTCCGCTCGTCCTTTAGTGAACCTGGGGTGTGGCAGATGCCGTGCCAGAAACGCTGGGTGCTCCTGAAGTGGCGTCCTGACATGACATTTTCAGCCACGCTCATTTCGGAAAAGAGCCGAATGGTCTGGAAAGTTCTTACAATTCCCATGGCTGCAACCCTGTGGGGTGGCGCACCGGTGATCTTTTTTCCCTGCCAGAAGACATCTCCTTCTTCAGGGGGATGGATGCCGGTGATGCAGTTGAATGCCGTTGTTTTGCCCGCCCCGTTGGGCCCGATGATGCCGTAGATCTGATTTCTTTGGACCGTAAGGTTGAGGTTGTCCACTGCAGTGAGGCCCCCGAACCGTTTGGTCATATTTTTTAATTCAAGAAGCGCCATTTCTCATCCTCGTTTGAAGTATTCAGGTATCTTGCCAAACCGGGCCGGAAATATTCCTTCGGGTCTCAGGATCATTGCAAATATCATGGCAAAGCCAAAGATAAAGTATCTCCAGGTGGCAAAATCCCGGAAAATCTCGGGAAGGACAAACATCACAAAGGTTCCCATGAGAATCCCTGGCAGCGAGGAGCCACCCACAAGGACGATGGAAAAAAAGAGAACCGACTGCATGAAGTTGAACGCCTCCGGGCTTACGGCCGAGTACTGGATGGCCAGGAGCACTCCCGCAAGGCCTGCAATGCCGGCGCCCAGTCCAAAGGCAAACAGTTTGTATCCCCTGGTGTTGATGCCGATGCTGTTGGCGGCAAGTTCGTCCAGCCGCAGGTAGTGCAGGGCCCGGCCAGCCTTGCTTCGGTCAAGGTTTGCCATGATGAAAAAGGTGAGGATCAGCACCCCCACTCCCAGGTAGTAGATGGCCGTGGGAGAAGCCAGGTCCATGCCGAGAAAAGAGGGGGTGTCCAGACCGAAGATGCCGTTGGGTCCACCGGTGATACCGAAGATGTTGTTTTCCACAAGCTGGAGAAAGACGATGTTGAATCCAATGGTGGCCACCAGCAGGTAGTCGCCCCTGAGGTGGATGATGGGTCCGGCAAGCACTATGCCGCATAGGGCAGGAATGATAATGGCAAGGGGAATCGAGTAGAGGATGGGGATGCCGAAACTTTTGTTTGCAATGGCCGCGGTGTAGGCCCCGATGCCGAAGAACAGGGCATGGCCCATGTTGAACATTCCTCCTTTGCCAAGGATGATGTCTTCACTCAAGCCCACCACTGAAAAGATCAGAAAGGTGGATCCGATTGCCAGCCACTTGGAGTCGGCAAGGGCGGGAAAGAGCAGCATGGCAATAATGAAAATCACGTATCCAATGGTTTTGCTGTTAAATTTCATCATACCTTCTCCGCTACGCGTTCACCCATGATACCCGTGGGTTTCACAACAAGGATGGCGATCAAAAGGGTAAAAGTAAAGGCATCTGCCCAGGTGCTTGACACGTAGCCTGCAATAAAGGCCTTGAAGATGCCGAGCAGCATGCCGCCGACCATGGCACCGGGGATGTTGCCGATGCCGCCGATAATGGCAGCAACAAAGGCGTAAAGTCCGTAGTTCCATCCCATGTTAAAGTTGATACCCCGGTAGTAGAGTCCGATGAACAGGCCGCCCACGGCTCCGAGGAAGGTGCCGATCACAAAGATGAGGGTGATGATGCCGTTGACATCTATTCCCATGAGCCTTGAGGCGTCATGGTCAATGGAGGTGGCTCGGATGGCCGCTCCTACCCTTGTCTTGTCGATGAAGAAAATGAGGCCGACCATGATCAGGAGAGAAATCACCAGAATTACCACCTGGATAAAGCTGATATAGACGCCGCCGATGTTCCAGGTGATTGCCGGCAGGATGTCTGCCGGAAAAAACCGCATTCTGGGCCCCCAGATGAGCATGATGCCGTTCTGGATTACCAGGCTGGCGCCCAGGGCAGATACAACCGCGGACAGGCGCGGTGCCTTTCTAAGGGGACGATAGGCCACCCGTTCAAGAACGATGCCCGCCATTGCGATGATGGTACCGGTTACGGCAAAGATGATGATGACGGCCAGGATGGAGTTTGTGGTTTTGCCAAGGAACTGGTCGTACACGGTCAGCCCCACAAAGGATGCCATGGCCACAAGATCGCCGTGGGCAAAGTTGATCAGTTTCATGATGCCGTACACCATGGTGTATCCCAGGGCCACCAGGGCAAAGATGGAGCCAATGGTTAGACCATTGACCAGCTGTTGAAAAAAAATGTCCATATTATTGACCCCTATGAATCGATCCGGATGATTGGCCAGGGTCGACCCGAACGATTTTCAGGCCGACCACTGTTGGATGATTAACGGTTATTTGACAATCGGGTAGATGACCTTTTTGGAACCGTCTGCCTGGTACTCATAGGTCTGATGGGCGCTTCCCACCCTGTTTCCGTCGGGTGCCCACTCAATGGGGCCGGTGATGCCGGGATAATCCTTGAGGGTGTGGAGGTATTCGGCAAGTTTTTTGGTGTCTGTGGTGCCGGTTTCTTCAATGGCGTGGAGGATGGCCCGCATGCCGTCAATGTTTAAAAGGGTCCAGATGCTTGGGGGGTCCATCTTGTACTTGGCCTTGTAATCCTTGAGGAAATTGATGGCAAGGTCATAGGGAAGAAGTTCGGGGGAGGGGACGTTGATCAGATACGACCCCTCGGCATATTTTCCTGCAAGCTTGATGTAGTCGGGGTTGTCACAGGCGTTGGAACCGTAGAAATCGGCCATGACCCCTAGCTGCATCTGCTGTGACCTGAGCAGTCCTGCCTCGTTGTAGTAACCGCTGAAGTAGATGACATCCGGATGGGTGGATTTGATGTTGGTGAGGACGGGTGTATAGTTCTGCTCACCGGCTTTGATCTTTCCCTGGTATACGATGTTGCCGCCAAGTTTCTTGATTTCACCAATTACGGAGTCGCCAAGGCCCGTTGAGTAAGAGGAGAAGTCAGATACAATGGCGATTTTTTTGTATTTCTTCACATTGATAAAGTAGTTGGCCGTATAGGTTGCCTCGGCAGAGTTGGGAAAGGAATTTCGGAAAAAGGTCCAGTAGCCGTGCTCGGTAAGGGCGTCACTCGTACCGTCGGTTGTCTGGAGAATCCCTTCCCGATAATAGGTAGCCTGGGCAGCTTCGGCACAGGTGGAGGTGTAGGACCCGATGACTGCGATGACGTCTTTGTTTACAAGATCCTTGGCGCAGATGGCAGCCTTCATTGCCGTACCTTCATCGTCGCAGGTGAAGATTTCAATCTGTCGTCCAAGGATACCCCCCTTGGCATTGACCTGCTCGGCAATGAGGCGTACGCCCTGATCAATCCCCTGGCCTTCATTTGCGTATTGACCAGTGGTGGGGGCCTGGACGCCGATCTTGATGGTCTCAGATGCATCGGCCTGGGTACCTGAAAGGGCTAAACAGAACAACAATGCAAAAAACAATCTGAAAACTTTGTTCATCTTCTTTCTCCTGTTAAAGTCAAGTTATGGTTTAGCGGTCGCCTTTGGCTGACGATTCGCAAGCAAAGCCTCTTTTTCCTTCATATGGACGATGAACTTGTGCACATGATTTTCCGCAACTCGTTCAGCCTCAAGGGGTTGATGGTTTTTTAC
Coding sequences:
- a CDS encoding ubiquitin family protein; the encoded protein is MDDKKIEWFDGMSVADMLEDMEHTEFCAAVRLNSRIVSSPNFSATRIPDHSIIQTLPLIAGG
- a CDS encoding NUDIX hydrolase, coding for MLTYSDQTLCIEALSRAVMESEHPPCPRNEGFKPASVMALMAFEAAPNLIFIQKADNKGYPWRNQMALPGGHWDPGDTSRKETALRELKEEMGISRGHVSTIGSLGHFQTINNRDIEAFVGLWDQEQEISFDRAEIQRVFHIPLAHLFSVHMEKGFCKRLPGIEELTYPFEDVVIWGVTAKIIHHFIEIVRKTVNPLYFDEQAGNLS
- a CDS encoding NAD(P)/FAD-dependent oxidoreductase; the protein is MMTKAYDAIVVGAGSAGVPTALALGQKGVKTLVIDSHPSPGQGQNKHAIGGIRATHSDPGKIIVGMRSLKILSTWQETHGDDIEWLRGGYLFPVYRDKEEAILKGFLPVQKQYGLKIDYVDADKIVEIVPGITRQGLMGGTFSPDDGSASPLLANNAFYRHALGTKKVDFHFKEQVTGITTDNAKVTGVTTDSATYSAPVVIDAAGPFSRDLGKFAGVDIPVFPDCHEGAITEPVASFFEAMVVDLRPAPGSKNYYFYQSRHGQIVFCITPDPSILGTDTRETSVFLPQVAKRMVELMPRLKNIRVRRVWRGLYPMTPDGSPLAGWNQEIEGLAHVTGMCGQGFMLGPGMGEIMARLITDELTDNDALVLDEFSLYREFGGTEGLQ
- a CDS encoding FAD-dependent oxidoreductase: MTQRRITSHPVLDIPQAQEVSFQWNGRPLTGKQGEMISSALFANDINTFGHHHKDKSPQGMYCANGQCSQCLVIVDGFPVKSCMTPLEQGMDVKSVEGLPELPGDDSPQDFEDIEDLTVEVLIIGGGPAGLSAAIELGRLGIETLIIDDKDRLGGKLVLQTHKFFGSVEDSWAGTRGFEIGHILEQKLKEFPTVETRLETTAVGVFSDGIVGAVQKNHYIKIKPQKMLVATGARERMLAFPGNTLPGVYGAGAFQTLVNRDLIKAADRVLIIGGGNVGIIAGYHAIQAGIEVVAVIEGLDQVGGYKVHADKLIRLGVPIYTTHTVVSANGRDRVETVTIAERDERWKPVPGTEKTFKVDTVLVAVGLAKVDEFFLKAKAWGMDVFAAGDAEEIAEASAAMFTGKIQGVKIAQSLGKFDQEIPDEWIKKAQILKSRPGKAIERPVPTIETGVLPIFHCTQEIPCNPCTSVCSENIIQTENNLITGLPTLTDPSLCKGCMNCVAVCPGLAATLVDYRKDPEQPLVTLPYEISRDLVKKGNTVTVTDVNGAPLARVDVQRVLSKKEFPGTLLVQVKLDKETAKRAVGIVVQEKVILPEEVPDTTGIPDDAVICRCERVTAGEIRSAIRNGVRDMNELKAINRTGMGACGSKTCRPMVWGIFRDEGVDLKQTTDRIDRPLFVEVPLGTFAGVKGGNDD
- a CDS encoding branched-chain amino acid ABC transporter substrate-binding protein, which codes for MNKVFRLFFALLFCLALSGTQADASETIKIGVQAPTTGQYANEGQGIDQGVRLIAEQVNAKGGILGRQIEIFTCDDEGTAMKAAICAKDLVNKDVIAVIGSYTSTCAEAAQATYYREGILQTTDGTSDALTEHGYWTFFRNSFPNSAEATYTANYFINVKKYKKIAIVSDFSSYSTGLGDSVIGEIKKLGGNIVYQGKIKAGEQNYTPVLTNIKSTHPDVIYFSGYYNEAGLLRSQQMQLGVMADFYGSNACDNPDYIKLAGKYAEGSYLINVPSPELLPYDLAINFLKDYKAKYKMDPPSIWTLLNIDGMRAILHAIEETGTTDTKKLAEYLHTLKDYPGITGPIEWAPDGNRVGSAHQTYEYQADGSKKVIYPIVK
- a CDS encoding branched-chain amino acid ABC transporter permease gives rise to the protein MMKFNSKTIGYVIFIIAMLLFPALADSKWLAIGSTFLIFSVVGLSEDIILGKGGMFNMGHALFFGIGAYTAAIANKSFGIPILYSIPLAIIIPALCGIVLAGPIIHLRGDYLLVATIGFNIVFLQLVENNIFGITGGPNGIFGLDTPSFLGMDLASPTAIYYLGVGVLILTFFIMANLDRSKAGRALHYLRLDELAANSIGINTRGYKLFAFGLGAGIAGLAGVLLAIQYSAVSPEAFNFMQSVLFFSIVLVGGSSLPGILMGTFVMFVLPEIFRDFATWRYFIFGFAMIFAMILRPEGIFPARFGKIPEYFKRG
- a CDS encoding ABC transporter ATP-binding protein; this translates as MALLELKNMTKRFGGLTAVDNLNLTVQRNQIYGIIGPNGAGKTTAFNCITGIHPPEEGDVFWQGKKITGAPPHRVAAMGIVRTFQTIRLFSEMSVAENVMSGRHFRSTQRFWHGICHTPGSLKDERTNWLKVKEVLEFFKIDNLAAESVGNLAYGIQRKVEMARALASEPELLILDEPAAGLNDSETMELVDTIYTIRDQGVTILLIEHNMDLVMTLTDYITVINFGSPIAEGIPDEIQSNPLVIEAYLGSEDDDDE
- a CDS encoding branched-chain amino acid ABC transporter permease, which codes for MDIFFQQLVNGLTIGSIFALVALGYTMVYGIMKLINFAHGDLVAMASFVGLTVYDQFLGKTTNSILAVIIIFAVTGTIIAMAGIVLERVAYRPLRKAPRLSAVVSALGASLVIQNGIMLIWGPRMRFFPADILPAITWNIGGVYISFIQVVILVISLLIMVGLIFFIDKTRVGAAIRATSIDHDASRLMGIDVNGIITLIFVIGTFLGAVGGLFIGLYYRGINFNMGWNYGLYAFVAAIIGGIGNIPGAMVGGMLLGIFKAFIAGYVSSTWADAFTFTLLIAILVVKPTGIMGERVAEKV
- a CDS encoding aldehyde ferredoxin oxidoreductase family protein, whose product is MNPFTLKEIAAISYKRADVVCGYTDKSLHINMSDSTIAINDIDAKTKQTFIGGKGYDLWLMWNAVTGTTKWNDPENAICIASGPLGGTPGYPGGGKSIVTTISPTTGAPMDSNVGGYFGPYKKFSGFDVIEITGKADCETIILIDGIEEKIKIFEVQGLTDDSYALSEALTNYFDPDKPVNISVVSTGTAAKHSLLGCLNFTWFDAKRKRVRYKQAGRGGIGTVLADKKVKAVVARWGTISLSSNRPADKEALKKVTKLHAREIATLDPKQNRMALVGTTHLVPIMNDHDCLPVRNFRYGFHPEGKNIGEEVYEHIFDKGFDGCWRGCTVACAHGVKDFTPFTGPYRGKKVFVDGPEYETIAGCGSNLGIFDPFFILEVNFYCDTYGLDTISIGTGIAFVMECFEMGLINETHTGGMDLSFGNRVNALELIHQMARGEGFGMILGQGIRRMKTIFARDFGADMAIMQDIGMESKGLEFSEYMTKESLAQQGGYGLALKGPQHDEAWLIFLDMVHNFMPTFENKAEALHWFPMFRTWFGLCGLCKLPWNDIVPEDNKSTKEPAKVVKHVGWYADFFTAVTGRHSTPEDLISMSEGVYNFQRIFNLKMGYGTREHDSLPYRSMGPVTRDEYESRSERYDKDLVENHNIDISAMTVEEKMAVLRQKREANYEKLIDAVYERRGWTQNGIPTLATVKRLGIDFPEVVALLATNGINS